The following DNA comes from Candidatus Poribacteria bacterium.
GTTTGAAAATGCTGCGTCCGCTTTTCAAGCCTATATCAATTGTCTAACTCCTCCCACTGGGCGTATTTCTGGAGGGTTCGGATATCAATACCCAACGACTCAGCTGCCTCACGGAGTGAAGTGTATTGTCCAACACGCCTCCGTGCAACCGCTCGCAGAATTTGGTTTTGACTCATATTCTCTATATTGAGAAATTCCCGTTTACCACCGACTCTCGGAAGACCGGGAACCTGCAAGCTACGCCAAGGTTCCGGAGTCTGCGTCGCGAGTTCATGCATAATTATGTACTGGGTTTCCGGTGGGAGTGTATCCCATATCGCACGCTGCGTCTCCGACGGGAGTGCCTGCCATATAGAGATGAGCGTCTTAACGAATTCGGGATAGATTTCTGGAAAATCCTTGGATTCAAGCCTGTCAGCGGTTGCGAGCGCGACAGCTGTCTGAATAGTGCTTCTCAACTGACGGATATTCCCGGGCCACGCAGCCTGCTCAAGGCGAGCAAGAGCCTCCCGCGTAATCCCTGTAACATCTTTCCCATATTCGGAACTAAATTCGTCAATAAAAGCTGATACCAACGGCGCAATATCTTCTGGACGCTCCCGTAACGGTGGGAGGTGAAGCCTCATGCCCTTGAGGCGGTAATAAAGGTCTTCCCTAAATTCTTTTTTCGCAACAGCCTTTACAATATTTCTATTTGTTGCAGCAATAATGTGGACATCCACCGTCAAAACTTCATTCCCACCGAGACGCGTAAAGGTCGCTGTGTCCAAAACGCGTAGCAGCATCTTTTGGGCATCCAAGGGCATTTCGGGAATCTCATCTAAAAAGAGAATACCACCATTTGCTATCTCAAACGCACCCTGACGCTGTCGGATTGCGCTCGTGAACGCTCCTGCCTCATGCCCAAAGAGCTCACTTTGGAAAAGTTCTGTGGAGAATCTACCACAGTCGATCGCTATAAAAGGTTGGTCCCGTCGTGGACCGTTCTCGTGAATGTATCTTGCGATTGCTTCCTTACCAACACCGGTTTCGCCAGTGATGAAGAACGGAATGTTTGATCCCATTATTCGTTGAATTGTGTTATAAATTGCCTGCATCGGTACCGACGGCAATTCAATGAACACTGACTGCTGATTCATAATGTGCTCCTTAAAGTATACTATAAACAAGGACGAATATATTTAAGTTTGGGCAATTTTAATTCCTAAAAGCCGATTGCGGCACAGTGCGTCATTACCGTGTGCAAACCTTTTTTGGTTTTTAGAAACTATAATTGCGACGGTACAGAAACCGATTTTCCATAGCACATTGTGGTTTTCCATGCATTAACGCAAGATGCGGATTTTTAGTTGACATAATATTCGTGACTCGGTTGTACATACAACGCCAAGTGCGTCAAATGTGCATATATTGCCTTTTTTATAATAAAACCTGTAATTGTCTATACACCAACACAATGGCGAGGTTCCAAACCTCGCCAGCGGTGGTGGGGCTAAACGTGCATGTATTGTCTTTTTTTAGCCGTGTGGAATACAAGTCTTAGAAATAGACGCGAAATGAGGAAAAGAAAAGATTTGGATAACTGCCGAATTCAGATTGAAGTTGGGGGGAATCGCTGTTCTTTGGTCGCTTTCCAATGCTGACAAAACCGCCGACAGAGAGGTGAATATCCTCGGCGACGTTATACGCAATCTGTGGGGCAATGAAGGTCGACGGATCGGACAAGTTAAACAACATCTGTCCACTAAAACTAATTAGAGGTGTCAGTTGATGGGTGAATCCGGGGGCAAGATAGTGCCTCCCCAGCAGATAAACGCCCCCACTTGTGTAAGCCGGTTGCTCCAGATTGGTAAGGAAATCTTCGGGGTCCTTCGCGCCCGCGCCACTGAAATGATATTCGATAAAGGCGTAAGTCTCTCCGCCGAAACTATAGTCCAAACCGACGGAGGCGCGAAAATAGTTATCCGATATGTTGGGTTCGTCGTCAAACGGCTTGACAAGCACGTAAGCCATTTCTAACCAAGATCCTGCACCGCCAATGCCGCGCGCCACGTCCAAACCGACAAGCAGATTTTCCTGAAATTCCAACAATAGAAGTGAGAAATCCGTCTCGGCGGCATTTAATTGACTTCGGAGAAAGACAGCACTCTTTCCAAAATCGAAATTGTTGCCGAAGATGTATCCGGTATCCACCTCCCCCATCACACCCACCGGAATACGCATACGAATTGCGTCTACCCCAACGCGGTCTTCTGTGTCTAACTGGTCATAGGTGTAGGGAGCAATAACA
Coding sequences within:
- a CDS encoding sigma-54 dependent transcriptional regulator — protein: MNQQSVFIELPSVPMQAIYNTIQRIMGSNIPFFITGETGVGKEAIARYIHENGPRRDQPFIAIDCGRFSTELFQSELFGHEAGAFTSAIRQRQGAFEIANGGILFLDEIPEMPLDAQKMLLRVLDTATFTRLGGNEVLTVDVHIIAATNRNIVKAVAKKEFREDLYYRLKGMRLHLPPLRERPEDIAPLVSAFIDEFSSEYGKDVTGITREALARLEQAAWPGNIRQLRSTIQTAVALATADRLESKDFPEIYPEFVKTLISIWQALPSETQRAIWDTLPPETQYIIMHELATQTPEPWRSLQVPGLPRVGGKREFLNIENMSQNQILRAVARRRVGQYTSLREAAESLGIDIRTLQKYAQWEELDN